A genomic stretch from uncultured Pseudodesulfovibrio sp. includes:
- a CDS encoding HD domain-containing protein: MVDMTGRDKLTRIVDFLNECGMLRKTPRTGYQFLGSGSESVAEHSYRTAVIGHILALMADADVARTTYMCLFHDLHEARTGDFNYVNRLYNSSERTTALKHACDGTGLEDSVLGYWKELEETATLEAKLAQDADQLDFILNLKEEFDQGNKYAGQWLESALQRVRTQWGQELAETIAKTDHKDWWFLGPDSDWWVRKNGKDGKK; the protein is encoded by the coding sequence ATGGTTGATATGACAGGTCGGGATAAACTGACCAGGATAGTGGATTTTTTGAACGAGTGCGGCATGTTGCGCAAGACGCCAAGGACCGGATATCAGTTTTTGGGGTCCGGCTCTGAGAGTGTTGCCGAGCACTCCTATCGAACAGCGGTCATCGGCCATATCCTTGCTTTGATGGCAGACGCAGATGTAGCTCGTACGACGTATATGTGCCTGTTCCATGACCTCCATGAAGCGCGTACCGGGGATTTTAACTATGTGAACCGGCTTTATAATAGTTCTGAACGGACTACTGCCTTGAAGCACGCCTGCGACGGCACTGGTCTGGAAGACTCCGTTCTCGGCTACTGGAAAGAACTGGAAGAAACCGCAACTCTTGAAGCGAAACTCGCTCAGGATGCGGATCAGTTGGATTTCATTCTGAATCTCAAGGAAGAGTTCGACCAGGGTAACAAGTACGCCGGGCAATGGCTGGAGTCAGCGTTGCAGCGGGTGCGTACCCAGTGGGGGCAGGAACTGGCCGAGACCATTGCCAAAACCGACCATAAGGACTGGTGGTTCCTGGGCCCCGATTCTGACTGGTGGGTTCGTAAAAACGGCAAGGATGGGAAAAAATAG
- a CDS encoding ABC transporter substrate-binding protein — protein sequence MLLKKILLPLFLICLFFGSSSVALADQTPLERVKEGTEKLISMLSDPDMVNPEQHDAAITRLRKASEEYIDFGLVTKYAIGKPWLQMSPELRVDLTEAFIQLLERSYLQRIPAYNGEKVDYKKELVSGDKAKVFTEIIDEDKKIVVEFRLKIVHGEWMIYDVVAEGVSLVMNYRSQFSAVLKDGTPEDLLKLIQERVEKLDRNDPDEQDKEEPAS from the coding sequence ATGCTGTTGAAAAAGATACTTTTACCGTTGTTTTTGATCTGCCTGTTCTTCGGGAGCAGTTCTGTCGCTTTGGCTGATCAGACCCCACTTGAGCGGGTTAAGGAAGGGACCGAAAAACTGATTTCCATGTTGTCCGACCCTGACATGGTCAACCCGGAACAGCATGATGCAGCCATCACGCGCCTGCGCAAGGCGTCGGAAGAATATATAGACTTCGGCCTGGTGACCAAATATGCGATCGGCAAGCCTTGGCTCCAGATGTCTCCGGAGTTGCGAGTTGATCTGACAGAAGCTTTTATTCAGCTTCTGGAACGGTCATACCTTCAGCGTATTCCTGCGTACAATGGCGAGAAGGTCGACTACAAGAAAGAGTTGGTTTCCGGGGACAAGGCAAAGGTCTTTACGGAAATCATTGACGAAGATAAGAAAATTGTGGTTGAATTTCGTTTGAAAATCGTTCATGGAGAATGGATGATTTACGATGTTGTTGCCGAAGGCGTGAGCTTGGTGATGAACTATCGAAGCCAATTCTCTGCGGTACTTAAGGACGGAACACCTGAAGATTTATTGAAATTGATTCAAGAACGGGTCGAGAAACTCGATAGAAACGATCCGGATGAACAAGATAAGGAAGAACCTGCATCGTGA
- a CDS encoding VacJ family lipoprotein yields MKTGETISQYLLTFMVVTALFFGVAGAAFASDTAMPEDQVQLAQFSAGDISDEEEFDDFNSEYAEHKLVADPLYYWNRVWFEINDALYHGLFRPTAEGYAWLVPAKPRTWVSNFFTNLLFPVRFINNILTGKFDAAYMETSKFIANTSFGVLGLGDVTGGMPRNWEPERPTADGFGQTLGKAGVGHGVYLVWPFIGPSSIRESVGWLADAYCDPLTYGRFTFIEFAAIRVYNNLNSLSLQLKGNEYEALTEGAVDKYAAVRDAYIRFRAKKVAE; encoded by the coding sequence GTGAAAACAGGTGAAACAATAAGTCAGTATCTTCTGACGTTTATGGTGGTCACTGCACTCTTTTTTGGAGTCGCGGGGGCTGCTTTTGCGTCTGATACTGCCATGCCGGAAGATCAGGTTCAGCTCGCGCAGTTCTCAGCGGGCGACATCAGCGACGAGGAAGAGTTCGACGATTTCAACAGTGAATACGCTGAACATAAACTTGTGGCAGACCCCTTGTATTATTGGAACAGGGTCTGGTTTGAAATAAACGACGCGTTGTACCACGGTCTTTTCCGCCCTACGGCAGAAGGATACGCGTGGCTGGTCCCTGCAAAGCCTCGCACCTGGGTCAGTAATTTTTTCACCAACCTGCTGTTTCCGGTTCGCTTTATCAATAATATCCTGACTGGAAAGTTCGACGCGGCCTATATGGAAACGTCAAAGTTCATTGCTAACACCTCATTTGGTGTGCTTGGTCTGGGTGATGTCACTGGTGGTATGCCTCGCAACTGGGAACCAGAACGTCCCACTGCGGACGGATTTGGCCAGACTCTTGGCAAGGCCGGTGTCGGACATGGTGTGTATCTGGTTTGGCCATTTATTGGTCCCAGTTCTATTCGTGAGTCCGTCGGCTGGCTGGCTGACGCGTATTGCGATCCCTTGACCTATGGCCGGTTCACCTTCATCGAATTCGCAGCCATTCGGGTGTATAACAACCTCAACTCTCTGTCCCTCCAGTTGAAGGGCAACGAGTACGAGGCTCTGACCGAAGGGGCTGTGGACAAGTATGCGGCTGTACGTGATGCCTACATTCGTTTCAGGGCCAAGAAAGTCGCAGAATAG
- a CDS encoding ABC transporter permease gives MREKTREFSIPILFPCTLCREIVDEIGGVFLFLLDSLRLIFAGRGQFSKIVRQIYFIGVQSVSVIALIGLFTGMVMGMQLYYALSVFGADGFLGTGVALSMVRELAPVLTAIMLTGRAGSAMTAEIGVMRISQQIDALTIMDVNPMRYLVAPKMAACLISFPILTAFFNLISLWGGWLTGVKLLGANAGVYWSRVNGALSWDDIEGGFIKSIVFGLLVCTICCYEGYYTHIRSGHAGPEGVSQSTTNAVVKSCVVTLAADYVLTSLLW, from the coding sequence ATGAGAGAAAAGACGCGGGAGTTTTCCATACCCATTCTATTTCCCTGTACTCTCTGCCGGGAAATTGTGGACGAAATCGGGGGGGTGTTTCTTTTCCTCCTTGATTCGTTGCGCCTGATATTTGCCGGACGGGGGCAATTCTCCAAGATAGTTCGTCAGATATATTTTATCGGTGTTCAGTCGGTGAGCGTTATTGCCTTGATCGGCCTGTTTACGGGCATGGTCATGGGTATGCAGCTTTACTATGCTTTGTCCGTATTCGGTGCTGACGGTTTTCTTGGTACAGGTGTTGCTCTGTCCATGGTGCGTGAATTGGCTCCGGTCTTAACAGCCATCATGCTGACGGGACGTGCCGGTTCTGCCATGACCGCTGAAATCGGGGTTATGCGTATTTCTCAGCAAATCGATGCCCTGACCATCATGGACGTCAACCCCATGCGCTATCTGGTGGCCCCGAAAATGGCTGCCTGCCTGATCAGCTTTCCGATTCTGACTGCCTTCTTCAACCTGATTTCCCTCTGGGGTGGATGGTTGACCGGGGTCAAGCTGCTGGGTGCCAACGCCGGTGTGTACTGGTCCCGCGTTAACGGAGCTTTGAGCTGGGACGACATTGAAGGTGGCTTTATCAAGTCAATAGTGTTTGGGCTGCTTGTCTGTACCATCTGCTGTTATGAAGGATATTATACCCATATCCGATCCGGGCATGCAGGGCCGGAAGGCGTGAGCCAATCCACCACCAATGCGGTGGTCAAGTCCTGTGTGGTAACTCTGGCGGCCGATTATGTTTTGACGTCGCTGTTATGGTAG
- a CDS encoding ATP-binding cassette domain-containing protein, whose amino-acid sequence MSNAPSIRLENLAVGYGGRPVVSDLNIEFPGGKLSMVVGGSGCGKSTLIKHILQLQAPISGKIFIGGHDVSGISAKKQHCLRQRTGVLFQDGALLGSIRLKDNIALPLREHTKLSEAQILSIVQDRLEMVDLGHAMELYPNELSGGMRKRAGLARALVMDPQVLFCDEPTSGLDPILSAELDLLLLEMMCNFDMTMVVVTHDLASMRALADYVVILGESKCLYQGTIEELEKTEDPYLRHFLDRTTQERSAPRLTMPPIDPSMLKLNCNKILGEKTTIRKGDRC is encoded by the coding sequence GTGAGTAACGCACCCAGTATACGACTTGAGAATCTGGCTGTTGGTTATGGTGGCAGACCGGTGGTCAGCGATTTGAATATCGAGTTTCCGGGCGGGAAGCTTTCCATGGTCGTCGGCGGTTCCGGGTGTGGCAAATCGACACTTATCAAGCATATCCTGCAACTCCAGGCACCCATCAGCGGCAAGATTTTTATTGGTGGACATGATGTCAGTGGCATCTCTGCCAAAAAGCAGCACTGTCTCAGGCAGCGGACCGGCGTCCTTTTTCAGGATGGTGCGTTGCTTGGGTCGATACGCCTCAAGGATAACATAGCCCTGCCTTTGCGTGAGCATACAAAGCTCAGTGAAGCACAGATACTTAGCATCGTGCAGGATCGACTGGAGATGGTCGACCTTGGACATGCCATGGAACTTTATCCTAACGAATTGTCCGGCGGTATGCGAAAACGCGCCGGATTAGCCCGTGCTCTGGTCATGGACCCTCAGGTGTTGTTCTGTGACGAACCGACCTCCGGGCTGGACCCGATTCTGTCTGCCGAGCTTGACCTTCTGTTGCTTGAGATGATGTGCAATTTTGACATGACAATGGTCGTGGTGACGCATGATCTTGCGAGTATGCGCGCGCTGGCTGACTATGTGGTTATCCTGGGGGAAAGCAAGTGCCTTTACCAGGGGACGATAGAAGAGCTTGAAAAGACGGAAGATCCGTATTTGCGGCATTTTCTTGATAGGACCACTCAGGAAAGATCTGCTCCCAGATTAACTATGCCGCCGATTGACCCGTCCATGCTGAAACTCAATTGCAACAAGATACTTGGCGAAAAAACAACGATCCGAAAGGGTGACCGATGTTGA
- the dmpI gene encoding 4-oxalocrotonate tautomerase DmpI produces MPILTLQTWAGTPKEKKRELVETFTREIVKILDCPPEAVTVIIEEVPKDNWGAAGELCSERFPDK; encoded by the coding sequence ATGCCGATTCTGACTTTGCAGACATGGGCCGGAACACCCAAGGAAAAGAAACGTGAACTGGTGGAAACGTTCACCCGCGAGATTGTCAAGATTCTCGATTGTCCACCCGAAGCAGTGACGGTAATTATCGAAGAAGTTCCAAAAGACAATTGGGGGGCGGCCGGAGAACTCTGTTCCGAACGCTTCCCTGACAAATAA
- a CDS encoding ABC transporter substrate-binding protein: MSKKSLTLRCAIPLFLLAYFVFSGVPARAESSRELTFGMSAAFTGANSELGIEFYRGFMAYIDHFNAAGGANGWTIKVIPSNDGYNPAPCFQNTVRFIEREDVFGLFSYVGTPTTTHILPLLQKYEDRNIFLLFPFTGAQPLRTDPFGKYVYNLRASYFDETRGLVDRFVGIGRKRIGVFYQSDAYGRTGWDGVRRALERHGLAITGEAAYKRGASFSQDFSSEVALLLESDPEAIIVVGTYASQAAFIRDARDAGYQAPIAGLSFADSDKMLEMLKLEGSRVHKNYTANLINSQVVPSYTDESLPGVRLYRKIMEGYQYEPVTQNDEYTPRKYSYVSFEGFLNGVVLGEMIKRMEGDPTRVQIPKVLDAMNDFDLGIGVPVDFSRQGHQGLNVVYFTTVIDGLFQAVGDWEQWRQ; the protein is encoded by the coding sequence GTGTCAAAAAAGAGTCTCACATTGCGCTGTGCAATACCCCTGTTTCTGCTTGCGTATTTCGTTTTTTCCGGTGTGCCGGCGAGAGCGGAGTCTTCTCGTGAGTTGACATTCGGCATGTCTGCCGCCTTTACAGGGGCAAACAGTGAACTCGGTATCGAGTTCTACCGTGGTTTCATGGCGTATATTGATCACTTCAACGCAGCAGGTGGAGCCAACGGCTGGACTATCAAGGTTATCCCTTCCAATGACGGGTATAATCCGGCTCCCTGTTTTCAAAATACTGTCAGGTTTATTGAGCGAGAGGATGTCTTTGGACTTTTTTCCTATGTAGGGACACCGACCACGACGCACATTCTTCCTCTGCTCCAAAAATATGAAGACAGAAACATTTTCCTTCTGTTTCCTTTTACCGGCGCACAGCCTTTGCGCACAGACCCGTTTGGCAAGTATGTGTATAATCTCCGTGCGTCATACTTTGATGAAACACGGGGCTTGGTGGACCGATTTGTTGGAATCGGTCGTAAACGAATCGGGGTTTTTTACCAGAGTGATGCTTATGGTCGAACAGGCTGGGACGGCGTGCGCAGAGCCTTGGAGCGTCATGGCCTGGCAATAACAGGTGAGGCTGCCTATAAACGCGGAGCGTCTTTTTCGCAGGACTTTTCATCTGAAGTGGCATTATTGCTGGAATCCGACCCTGAGGCCATCATCGTCGTCGGCACCTATGCCTCCCAGGCCGCATTCATACGGGACGCCAGAGATGCTGGATACCAGGCACCTATTGCGGGGCTGTCCTTTGCTGACAGTGACAAGATGCTTGAAATGCTGAAGCTCGAAGGATCGCGGGTTCACAAAAATTACACGGCAAATCTGATCAATTCTCAGGTGGTGCCGAGTTATACGGATGAGAGTCTGCCTGGCGTTCGGCTGTATCGAAAGATTATGGAGGGCTACCAATATGAGCCGGTTACCCAAAATGATGAGTATACGCCGAGAAAATATAGCTATGTCAGTTTCGAAGGGTTTCTCAACGGCGTTGTGCTTGGCGAAATGATCAAGCGTATGGAAGGTGACCCGACCAGAGTGCAGATACCCAAGGTGCTCGATGCAATGAATGATTTTGATCTTGGGATCGGCGTCCCTGTTGATTTCAGCAGACAGGGTCATCAGGGGTTGAATGTCGTCTATTTTACGACGGTTATCGACGGGCTGTTTCAGGCCGTTGGAGACTGGGAGCAGTGGCGGCAATGA
- the argJ gene encoding bifunctional glutamate N-acetyltransferase/amino-acid acetyltransferase ArgJ, whose product MNIPVGYTFAATAASFKKQGKLDLGAIVSSTPAVAAGVFTTNKFKAAPILQCQEMLADGRKMSGFLVNSGQANACTGEEGRSNCRETLNLAAKVLNVPADELLPASTGVIGAQFDMTKWEAAMPALGESLGLATPEDTAHSIMTTDTVQKLCESSFELKGGHVRLLGMCKGAGMISPKMATMLSFIMCDADISAEAWQTMLVDCVNLSINRVTVDGDTSTNDCVMALANGASGVAIESEEDYILLRKHLLTVLEDLAYKIVMDAEGGTKVAFIQVSGAKTDDDAELVARAVGNSPLVKTALFGSDPNWGRIICAAGYSGANFKPEDLVLKIGGILVFRNGTPEPGDMDDLLGPIMSQRDIVIHIDIGDGPGSSMLLASDLTKEYVSINADYRS is encoded by the coding sequence ATGAATATACCCGTTGGATATACTTTTGCCGCAACTGCGGCTTCGTTCAAGAAGCAGGGCAAGCTCGACCTGGGGGCTATTGTCAGCAGCACTCCGGCCGTGGCTGCAGGCGTATTCACTACCAATAAATTCAAGGCTGCGCCGATTCTGCAGTGTCAGGAGATGTTGGCGGACGGGCGCAAGATGTCCGGCTTTCTGGTTAATTCCGGACAGGCCAATGCCTGTACTGGTGAGGAAGGGCGATCCAATTGCCGTGAGACGTTGAATCTGGCTGCCAAGGTCTTGAACGTCCCGGCGGATGAACTGTTGCCCGCCTCCACGGGCGTTATCGGCGCACAATTTGATATGACCAAGTGGGAGGCAGCCATGCCTGCACTTGGTGAGAGTCTCGGCCTCGCCACGCCGGAAGACACGGCACACTCTATCATGACCACGGACACCGTCCAAAAACTGTGTGAATCATCCTTTGAACTCAAGGGCGGGCATGTGCGACTGCTCGGTATGTGCAAAGGCGCTGGCATGATCTCCCCGAAGATGGCGACCATGTTGTCCTTCATCATGTGCGATGCGGATATTTCTGCCGAGGCATGGCAGACCATGCTTGTGGATTGCGTGAATCTGTCCATCAACCGCGTGACCGTGGATGGGGATACCTCCACCAACGATTGCGTCATGGCTCTCGCCAACGGTGCGTCCGGCGTCGCTATCGAATCGGAAGAGGATTACATCCTGCTGCGCAAGCATTTGCTGACTGTGCTGGAAGATCTGGCATATAAAATAGTCATGGACGCAGAGGGCGGGACCAAGGTCGCTTTTATTCAGGTTTCCGGGGCCAAGACGGATGATGACGCCGAGCTGGTGGCGCGGGCAGTTGGTAATTCTCCGCTAGTCAAGACCGCGTTGTTCGGGTCTGATCCCAACTGGGGTCGTATTATCTGCGCTGCCGGGTATTCCGGTGCGAATTTCAAGCCCGAGGATCTGGTACTCAAAATCGGCGGCATACTCGTGTTCCGCAACGGCACCCCCGAACCCGGAGATATGGATGACCTGCTCGGTCCCATCATGAGCCAGCGCGATATCGTCATTCATATTGATATTGGTGACGGCCCCGGCAGCTCCATGCTGCTCGCTTCGGATTTGACGAAAGAATACGTGAGCATCAACGCGGATTATCGTTCATAG
- a CDS encoding EAL domain-containing protein yields the protein MKAPKLFIKPLIFMVVVFGMIAVVTSLTFSTRIKREMTREYESKALALARSVAESDISTILSRDAGSVQSRIDQYQAIAGVSYVLVADEQGEVLAHTFVPQVPDAVLRMVVETSAQHNQEEHIIRDVELGNQDYLHVTSPILTGIAGYVHIGMDMTVIRQNIQEAVVEQQVIMFILFGASVLLAFVFVLNISKPLTQLSEYAGRVAVKDFTNVPDIKSNDEVGQLAKAMHAMTGQISELVSNLEDRVKQKTHQLQEARDALKEKVEERTSELMRTNTQLKIEIAERKVIGDALRKAEKKYRAIFENAVEGIYQSSPSGRFQDTNPALARILGYKSPEDLMSSIYDIGTQMYVDPNRRKEFLRNFEDKDEIKNFVSKVRKRDGRIIWIAENVRKIVDKEGNLICYEGSIEDITMRKKAEDQLKRQAFHDPLTGLPNRALFLDHLRMAMERSRRRKHMFAVLYMDLDRFKVVNDSLGHDAGDELLRGVARVLESCGRSVDTIARFGGDEFAILQEEISAPKDAIAIARRILEGVRQPFNIGGNEVFTSASLGIVLKTDGYDRPEALLRDADTAMYRAKELGKSRFKVFNRKMHDQALQLMELETDLRRAVDLREFEVYYQPIVRLDTRKVCGFEALVRWRHPEHGIIGPVDFISLAEDTGLVYSIDNLVLEEACAQIKRWQTVLGVKSGSDLTININISGKHFGHSMLGGQVARALEDSGLGANSLNLEITESALMDNPAVAEEMLQQLKELGVSICIDDFGTGYSSLSYLQRFPIDVVKVDRSFVVDVESDADSQAIVRTVFSLGESLGLKIVAEGVETSGQLEFLENEGCEYVQGYFFYKPMTVGEVDKMLASGAGV from the coding sequence ATGAAAGCTCCTAAACTCTTTATCAAGCCTCTGATTTTCATGGTGGTTGTTTTCGGCATGATTGCCGTAGTGACGTCGTTGACTTTCAGTACTCGGATCAAGCGTGAAATGACGCGTGAATACGAGTCAAAAGCCCTTGCGCTTGCCCGGAGCGTGGCTGAATCAGATATTTCCACCATTTTGAGCCGGGATGCAGGTTCAGTGCAGTCCCGTATCGATCAGTACCAGGCCATTGCCGGCGTTTCATATGTTCTGGTTGCCGACGAACAAGGCGAAGTCCTTGCGCATACCTTTGTCCCTCAAGTTCCTGATGCAGTGCTACGTATGGTGGTCGAGACATCGGCTCAGCACAACCAGGAAGAGCACATCATTCGTGACGTGGAATTGGGCAATCAAGACTATCTGCATGTCACAAGCCCTATCCTGACTGGTATTGCCGGATATGTGCATATCGGCATGGATATGACGGTCATTCGTCAAAATATTCAAGAAGCCGTTGTCGAGCAGCAAGTGATCATGTTCATCCTTTTCGGTGCCAGTGTTTTGCTGGCATTCGTGTTCGTCCTGAACATTTCCAAGCCGTTGACACAGCTGTCAGAATACGCTGGTCGAGTGGCGGTCAAGGATTTTACCAACGTGCCGGACATCAAATCCAACGATGAAGTTGGGCAGTTGGCCAAAGCCATGCACGCGATGACCGGACAGATCTCCGAGCTGGTGAGTAATTTGGAAGATCGGGTCAAACAGAAGACACATCAGCTTCAGGAAGCCCGTGACGCATTGAAGGAGAAGGTCGAAGAACGGACGAGCGAACTGATGCGGACCAATACGCAGCTTAAGATCGAGATTGCCGAGCGCAAAGTGATCGGAGACGCGTTGCGTAAGGCCGAGAAAAAATACCGCGCAATTTTCGAGAATGCCGTGGAAGGAATTTATCAGTCTTCTCCCAGCGGTCGGTTTCAGGATACCAATCCGGCTCTTGCCCGAATTCTTGGGTATAAATCGCCCGAAGATCTCATGAGTTCCATTTATGATATCGGAACACAGATGTATGTGGACCCAAATCGTCGAAAGGAGTTCTTGAGAAATTTTGAGGACAAGGACGAAATCAAGAATTTCGTTTCCAAGGTGCGCAAGCGGGATGGCCGAATTATCTGGATTGCGGAGAACGTGCGCAAGATCGTAGACAAAGAGGGCAACCTGATTTGCTATGAAGGGTCCATCGAAGACATCACCATGCGTAAAAAGGCGGAAGATCAGCTCAAGCGCCAGGCATTTCACGACCCATTGACGGGGCTGCCGAACCGCGCCCTGTTTCTGGATCACCTGCGTATGGCCATGGAGCGCTCACGCCGTCGCAAGCATATGTTTGCCGTCCTGTATATGGATCTTGACCGCTTCAAGGTGGTTAACGATTCACTGGGACACGATGCCGGAGACGAGCTTTTGCGCGGTGTGGCCCGTGTGCTGGAAAGCTGCGGTCGGTCCGTGGATACCATTGCCCGGTTTGGTGGTGATGAATTCGCCATTTTACAGGAAGAAATATCAGCGCCAAAGGATGCCATCGCAATTGCCCGGCGTATTCTTGAGGGCGTTCGTCAGCCTTTTAATATCGGCGGAAACGAAGTCTTTACATCGGCATCCCTTGGGATCGTATTGAAGACCGATGGCTACGACCGGCCCGAAGCACTGCTGCGTGACGCGGATACGGCCATGTATCGTGCAAAGGAACTGGGAAAATCCCGGTTCAAGGTGTTTAACCGCAAGATGCACGATCAGGCGCTTCAGCTTATGGAGCTTGAGACGGATTTGCGTCGTGCCGTGGATCTGCGCGAATTCGAGGTGTATTATCAACCCATTGTACGTCTGGATACGCGCAAGGTATGCGGATTTGAGGCACTGGTTCGATGGCGGCACCCGGAACACGGCATTATCGGTCCTGTTGATTTCATTTCTTTGGCTGAAGACACCGGGCTGGTTTACTCCATCGACAACCTTGTCCTTGAAGAAGCGTGTGCGCAAATCAAGCGGTGGCAGACGGTTCTCGGAGTCAAGTCAGGCAGTGATCTGACCATTAATATCAATATTTCCGGCAAGCACTTCGGTCACTCGATGCTCGGTGGACAGGTCGCTCGAGCTTTGGAAGATTCCGGGCTCGGGGCAAACTCCCTCAACCTGGAGATCACTGAGTCCGCCCTCATGGACAACCCGGCAGTTGCCGAAGAAATGCTGCAGCAGTTGAAGGAACTGGGGGTCAGTATCTGTATTGACGATTTTGGCACCGGCTACTCCTCTTTGTCCTATCTGCAAAGGTTTCCCATCGATGTGGTTAAGGTTGACAGGAGCTTCGTGGTGGACGTGGAGTCTGACGCGGACAGTCAGGCCATTGTGCGAACGGTCTTTTCCCTTGGAGAGTCTCTGGGGCTCAAGATTGTTGCCGAAGGGGTGGAAACTTCGGGGCAATTGGAATTTTTGGAGAATGAGGGATGCGAGTACGTGCAGGGATATTTCTTCTACAAACCAATGACCGTGGGGGAAGTGGACAAAATGCTTGCCAGTGGTGCTGGGGTCTGA
- the mlaD gene encoding outer membrane lipid asymmetry maintenance protein MlaD, with protein sequence MLKMKKETAVGIFVVMGLLAVVYMSVKLGNVQLFTDKYYVIKANFSDISGLKVNAPIQMFGVEIGFVSEIGLDQEQGVATIVMMVDKKVKLTDDAIAAIKTSGLIGDKFVKIVPGGLGDPVNSGDTLFDTQSAIDLEDLISKFAFGKV encoded by the coding sequence ATGTTGAAAATGAAGAAAGAAACCGCTGTGGGGATTTTTGTCGTCATGGGGCTGCTCGCTGTGGTCTACATGAGTGTTAAACTGGGTAACGTCCAGTTGTTCACGGATAAATATTATGTGATAAAGGCCAATTTTTCGGATATTTCCGGTCTCAAGGTCAATGCCCCAATACAGATGTTCGGTGTAGAGATCGGGTTTGTCTCTGAGATAGGTCTGGATCAGGAACAAGGTGTGGCAACCATCGTCATGATGGTCGATAAGAAGGTAAAGTTGACTGATGACGCCATTGCTGCCATTAAGACCAGCGGACTTATCGGAGATAAATTTGTGAAGATAGTGCCAGGAGGCCTTGGTGATCCTGTCAATTCGGGAGATACGCTGTTCGACACCCAATCGGCCATAGATCTTGAGGATTTGATCAGTAAATTTGCCTTTGGCAAAGTGTAA
- a CDS encoding YfcE family phosphodiesterase yields MIIAVISDTHMGSVPSWLDDVYSTWLASADVLVHCGDITSFDTWSYFMQHDNFLCVRGNCDWDPQLADMLRPTLSLKLGTLTVGVTHGWGPRPKVPVAVARSFGPEYDLVCYGHTHARDWSVVEGVQLVNPGSLGESGSLALVTIGEGGSMSCEFVSAF; encoded by the coding sequence ATGATTATCGCCGTTATTTCGGATACCCATATGGGCTCGGTCCCATCATGGCTTGATGACGTCTATTCGACGTGGCTTGCGTCAGCCGATGTGCTCGTTCACTGCGGTGATATTACTTCTTTTGATACATGGTCCTATTTCATGCAGCACGACAATTTCCTTTGTGTGCGCGGCAACTGCGACTGGGACCCTCAACTTGCGGATATGCTCAGACCCACCCTTTCACTCAAGCTCGGGACATTGACAGTTGGTGTCACGCATGGATGGGGACCGCGTCCTAAGGTTCCAGTTGCTGTGGCCCGATCCTTCGGGCCGGAATACGACCTGGTCTGCTATGGGCATACCCATGCCAGAGATTGGTCAGTGGTTGAAGGCGTTCAGCTCGTCAATCCCGGTTCTTTGGGTGAATCCGGCTCTTTGGCCTTGGTCACAATAGGCGAGGGTGGTTCCATGAGCTGTGAATTTGTGAGTGCCTTTTAA